A genomic segment from Thermodesulfobacteriota bacterium encodes:
- a CDS encoding lysophospholipid acyltransferase family protein, with amino-acid sequence MLRRIVSALFIAYIAVSCAVLYCVALAIWLLTVLVDRRLAILHWFTCLWGSMYIWIMPAWSVTVVGREKIPRRGSRVIVSNHQSQLDILVCFTLFFHYKWVSKEEMFRVPFIGWNMTLNRYIRLRRGDKESIIKMLADAEKALDQGSSVFFFPEGTRSPDGRVKAFKPGAFHLARKTRKPILPIAISGTTRALPKKSMNFHGFHKIRVTILDEIPYEDFAGLTDEETAEMVRTRIIEHVDDHHRKPDPVS; translated from the coding sequence ATGTTACGACGAATCGTATCCGCTCTGTTCATCGCCTACATCGCCGTTTCCTGCGCGGTGTTATATTGCGTGGCCCTGGCCATCTGGCTGCTGACGGTGCTGGTCGACCGGCGGCTGGCGATCCTGCACTGGTTCACCTGTCTGTGGGGCTCCATGTACATCTGGATCATGCCGGCCTGGTCGGTGACGGTGGTCGGCCGCGAAAAAATCCCCCGCAGGGGCAGCCGGGTGATCGTCTCCAACCATCAGTCCCAGCTGGACATCCTGGTCTGCTTCACGCTCTTTTTTCATTACAAATGGGTATCCAAGGAAGAGATGTTCCGGGTGCCGTTCATCGGCTGGAACATGACCCTGAACCGCTACATCCGTCTGCGCCGGGGCGACAAGGAGAGTATCATCAAAATGCTGGCCGACGCGGAAAAGGCCCTGGATCAAGGCAGCTCGGTCTTCTTCTTCCCGGAGGGCACCCGCTCCCCGGACGGCCGGGTGAAAGCCTTCAAGCCCGGGGCCTTTCACCTGGCCAGAAAGACCCGCAAGCCGATCCTGCCCATCGCCATCAGCGGCACCACCCGGGCGCTGCCGAAAAAAAGCATGAACTTTCACGGCTTTCACAAGATCCGGGTGACCATTCTGGATGAAATCCCCTACGAGGACTTTGCCGGCCTGACGGACGAGGAGACCGCCGAGATGGTCAGAACCCGCATCATCGAGCATGTGGACGACCACCACCGGAAACCGGATCCCGTCAGTTAA